A single region of the Salvelinus sp. IW2-2015 linkage group LG20, ASM291031v2, whole genome shotgun sequence genome encodes:
- the LOC111980214 gene encoding protein sprouty homolog 3-like yields the protein MDPLPGHGPPPVRRDVDGLDLQQVPVLSLDQIRSIRTNNDYVERPVTLDHASQSGFFYAHDDRYPITHGYPPQGYSHGYPQGYPLPRSQSQQQHAHLAHLSRSSTTSSAMSRISAASDQRLLVGLTPSHSGLASVVRSQPKGELKPETSLGKGLVEGEDLGLHLFICELCGRCKCQECCAPRSLPSCWACGQRCLCSAESAVEYGTCLCCVKGLFYHCSAQDDEDNCADRPCACTSSHACTRWGTMGLLSLCLPCLCCYPPARLCLALCQRAHDRATRPGCRCSNTNTVCRKISTSNPNPGHTPFCSKSLEKPV from the coding sequence ATGGACCCTCTCCCGGGTCATGGCCCTCCACCAGTCAGGAGGGACGTTGATGGGCTGGACCTTCAGCAGGTGCCTGTCCTCTCCCTGGACCAGATCCGCTCCATCCGCACCAACAACGACTACGTGGAGCGCCCCGTGACCCTGGACCATGCCTCCCAGTCTGGCTTCTTCTACGCCCACGATGACCGCTACCCCATCACCCACGGATACCCTCCTCAAGGTTACTCTCATGGTTACCCTCAGGGGTACCCTCTCCCCCGGAGCCAGAGCCAGCAGCAACACGCCCACCTTGCCCATCTGAGTCGCTCCAGTACTACCAGTTCAGCCATGTCCCGGATCAGTGCTGCCTCCGACCAGAGACTCCTGGTGGGCCTGACGCCCTCCCACTCTGGCCTGGCCTCGGTGGTGCGCTCCCAGCCTAAAGGAGAACTCAAGCCTGAGACTTCTCTGGGTAAAGGCCTGGTGGAGGGAGAGGACCTGGGCTTGCACCTGTTTATCTGTGAGCTCTGTGGGAGGTGTAAGTGTCAGGAGTGCTGCGCCCCGCGAAGCCTGCCGTCCTGCTGGGCCTGTGGGCAGCGCTGCCTCTGCTCTGCTGAGAGTGCTGTGGAGTATGGCACCTGTCTGTGCTGCGTCAAGGGCCTGTTCTACCACTGCTCCGCTCAGGATGACGAGGACAACTGTGCTGACCGGCCCTGCGCCTGCACATCCTCCCACGCCTGCACCCGCTGGGGCACCATGGGCCTTCTGTCGCTGTGCCTTCCCTGTCTCTGCTGCTACCCACCTGCCAGGCTGTGCCTCGCCCTGTGCCAGCGGGCCCACGACAGAGCCACCCGCCCCGGCTGCCGCTGCAGCAACACCAACACCGTGTGCCGCAAGATATCCACCTCCAACCCCAACCCTGGGCACACCCCCTTCTGCAGCAAGTCCCTCGAAAAGCCTGTATGA